A single genomic interval of Microbacterium sp. LWO14-1.2 harbors:
- the serB gene encoding phosphoserine phosphatase SerB: MTAARFLVVLDADSTLIRNEVIELIADEAGRRAEVRAATEAAMRGEIDFATSLRSRVAALEGVPLARLDRVRARVEPTPGVHELTAAVHERGGVVGVVSGGFHEILDHVAPQLGVDRWRANRLAVADDALAGVVDGEIVDAAAKASSLQEWADELGVPRHATIAIGDGANDLLMMGVAGLGLAFNAKPAVQAAASLVIGPQDLAEVIPLLP; this comes from the coding sequence GTGACCGCCGCGCGCTTCCTCGTCGTCCTCGATGCCGATTCCACCCTCATCCGCAACGAGGTGATCGAGTTGATCGCCGACGAGGCGGGGCGACGTGCCGAGGTGCGGGCCGCGACCGAGGCCGCGATGCGCGGTGAGATCGACTTCGCTACCAGTCTGCGCTCTCGGGTCGCCGCGCTCGAGGGCGTTCCCCTCGCGCGGCTGGACAGGGTGCGTGCACGAGTCGAGCCGACGCCGGGTGTGCACGAGCTGACCGCAGCCGTGCATGAGCGCGGCGGTGTCGTCGGCGTCGTGTCGGGCGGATTCCACGAGATCCTCGACCACGTCGCCCCTCAGCTCGGCGTCGACCGCTGGCGGGCGAACCGCCTCGCCGTGGCCGACGACGCCCTTGCGGGTGTCGTGGACGGCGAGATCGTGGATGCCGCGGCCAAGGCCTCGTCGCTGCAGGAATGGGCCGACGAGCTCGGGGTCCCCCGTCACGCCACCATCGCGATCGGCGACGGCGCGAACGACCTGCTGATGATGGGCGTCGCCGGGCTCGGTCTCGCCTTCAACGCGAAGCCCGCAGTGCAGGCCGCGGCGAGCCTCGTGATCGGGCCGCAGGACCTCGCCGAGGTCATCCCGCTGCTGCCGTAG
- a CDS encoding glucose-1-phosphate adenylyltransferase, translated as MSAPKKVFGIILAGGEGKRLMPLTADRAKPAVPFGGQYRLIDFAISNLINSGLRQIVVLTQYKSHSLDRHISQTWRMSALLDSYVASVPAQQRLGKRWFSGSADAILQSMNLLNDEKPDIVVVIGADHVYRMDFRQMLDAHIESGAKATVAGIRQPLAMASQFGVIDADTETGRIKQFLEKPTDATGLADSPHEVLASMGNYIFDADALIAAVEADGESPTSGHDMGGDIVPYFVDRGEAGYYDMKQNDVPGSSPRDRSYWRDVGTIDSFFDAHRDLIATLPIFNLYNMEWPIHSQAVNSPPAKFVRDSVGRIGNAIDSIVSLGSVLSGTHLERSVVGPWTLAGGGSTITDSVVFDHVQVGAGSRVHRAILDKNVILADGATVGVDRERDLARGFTVTDSGITVVGKGVFIDR; from the coding sequence ATGTCAGCACCAAAGAAGGTCTTCGGGATCATCCTCGCCGGTGGCGAAGGCAAGCGACTCATGCCGCTCACGGCCGATCGCGCGAAACCCGCCGTCCCCTTCGGCGGACAGTACCGCCTGATCGACTTCGCGATCTCCAATCTCATCAACTCGGGTCTGCGGCAGATCGTGGTGCTCACGCAGTACAAGTCGCACAGCCTCGACCGGCACATCTCGCAGACCTGGCGCATGTCGGCTCTCCTCGACTCCTATGTCGCCTCGGTGCCGGCGCAGCAGCGTCTCGGCAAGCGCTGGTTCTCGGGGTCGGCCGACGCGATCCTCCAGAGCATGAACCTGCTGAACGACGAGAAGCCCGACATCGTCGTCGTGATCGGCGCCGACCACGTCTACCGGATGGACTTCCGTCAGATGCTCGACGCCCACATCGAATCGGGAGCGAAGGCGACCGTGGCCGGCATCCGCCAGCCGCTCGCGATGGCGTCGCAGTTCGGTGTGATCGACGCCGACACCGAGACCGGACGCATCAAGCAGTTCCTCGAGAAGCCGACCGACGCAACCGGTCTCGCGGACTCCCCGCACGAGGTGCTGGCGTCGATGGGCAACTACATCTTCGACGCGGACGCACTGATCGCCGCCGTCGAAGCGGACGGCGAGTCCCCCACGTCAGGGCACGACATGGGCGGCGACATCGTCCCCTACTTCGTCGACCGCGGCGAGGCCGGGTACTACGACATGAAGCAGAACGACGTGCCGGGCTCGTCGCCGCGCGATCGCTCGTACTGGCGCGACGTGGGTACCATCGACTCCTTCTTCGACGCGCACCGCGACCTCATCGCGACGCTGCCGATCTTCAACCTGTACAACATGGAGTGGCCGATCCACTCGCAGGCGGTCAACTCCCCGCCCGCGAAGTTCGTGCGCGACTCGGTGGGGCGCATCGGCAACGCGATCGATTCGATCGTCTCGCTCGGGTCGGTGCTGTCCGGCACACACCTGGAGCGCAGCGTCGTCGGGCCGTGGACCCTCGCCGGCGGCGGGTCGACGATCACGGACTCCGTGGTCTTCGACCATGTGCAGGTGGGCGCGGGCTCCCGGGTGCATCGCGCGATCCTCGACAAGAACGTCATCCTCGCGGACGGCGCGACGGTGGGCGTGGATCGTGAACGAGACCTCGCCCGCGGCTTCACCGTCACCGACTCGGGCATCACCGTGGTGGGGAAGGGCGTCTTCATCGATCGGTGA
- the glgA gene encoding glycogen synthase, whose translation MRVEMITKEYPPEIYGGAGVHVAELVTALRRDVDVRVRAFGGERDEPGTFAYRTPSGLSAANPALQTLGTDLEIVAAISDADVVHSHTWYANFAGHLASQLHGIPHVLTAHSLEPLRPWKAEQLGGGYAVSSGIEKLAYENAAAVIAVSAGMRADILRSYPAVDPARVRVIHNGIDVDKWHPVQNDAFLQSIGMDPSRPSVVFVGRITRQKGLPYLLRAAAMLPPDVQLILCAGAPDTPEIMAEVQEGVRLLQQTREGVVWIERMLPREELSAILTAATTFVCPSVYEPLGIVNLEAMACGAAVVGTATGGIPEVVADGVTGRLVPIDQVQDGTGTPVDPDRFVSDLAAVLTEVATDPARAREYGDAGRERARSDFSWAAIADTTRALYAELTA comes from the coding sequence ATGCGCGTCGAAATGATCACGAAGGAATACCCGCCGGAGATCTACGGAGGTGCCGGCGTGCACGTCGCGGAGCTCGTGACGGCACTGCGGCGCGATGTCGACGTGCGCGTCCGCGCGTTCGGCGGGGAGCGCGACGAGCCGGGGACCTTCGCCTACCGGACCCCGTCCGGCCTCTCGGCGGCGAACCCGGCCCTGCAGACCCTCGGCACCGACCTCGAGATCGTCGCAGCCATCTCCGACGCCGACGTCGTGCACAGCCACACCTGGTACGCGAACTTCGCCGGGCACCTCGCGTCGCAGCTGCACGGCATCCCGCACGTGCTCACCGCGCACAGTCTCGAGCCGCTGCGCCCCTGGAAGGCGGAGCAGCTCGGGGGCGGCTACGCGGTGTCGAGCGGCATCGAGAAGCTTGCCTACGAGAACGCCGCCGCCGTCATCGCGGTCAGCGCGGGGATGCGCGCCGACATCCTGCGCAGCTACCCGGCTGTCGACCCCGCCCGAGTGCGGGTCATCCACAACGGCATCGACGTCGACAAGTGGCACCCCGTGCAGAACGACGCGTTCCTGCAGTCCATCGGGATGGATCCGAGCCGTCCTTCTGTGGTCTTCGTCGGACGCATCACCCGCCAGAAGGGTCTGCCGTACCTGCTGCGCGCAGCCGCGATGCTCCCGCCCGACGTCCAGCTGATCCTGTGCGCCGGCGCGCCGGACACCCCGGAGATCATGGCCGAGGTGCAGGAGGGTGTGCGCCTGCTCCAGCAGACCCGCGAGGGTGTGGTGTGGATCGAGCGGATGCTGCCGCGCGAAGAGCTCTCGGCCATCCTGACCGCCGCGACGACCTTCGTCTGCCCCTCCGTGTACGAGCCCCTCGGCATCGTCAACCTCGAGGCGATGGCCTGCGGTGCGGCCGTCGTCGGCACCGCGACCGGCGGCATCCCCGAGGTCGTCGCCGACGGGGTGACGGGACGACTCGTCCCGATCGACCAGGTGCAGGACGGCACGGGCACACCCGTCGACCCCGACCGTTTCGTCTCCGACCTGGCCGCGGTGCTCACCGAGGTGGCGACGGATCCGGCGCGTGCACGGGAGTACGGCGACGCCGGGCGGGAGCGCGCACGCAGCGACTTCAGCTGGGCCGCGATCGCCGACACCACGCGCGCGCTCTACGCGGAGCTGACCGCCTGA
- a CDS encoding ABC transporter ATP-binding protein: MSSALEFTDVVVRREGRNIIDHVTWQVADDQRWVILGPNGAGKTTLLQLADTLMHPTSGTVTVLGETLGRTDVFEVRPRIGFASSAMAKRVPRDETVLNTVLTAAYSVLGRWNESYEDIDERRALRVLGDWRLDHLADRTFGTLSDGEQKRVQIARAVMTDPELLLLDEPTASLDLGSREELLALLSGYASSPTTPAMLMVTHHVEEIPVGFTHVLLIRDGSVVAAGPIAETLTAEALGETFGMPITLSSEDGRYAARAAS; this comes from the coding sequence ATGTCGAGCGCTCTGGAATTCACCGACGTCGTCGTGCGCCGCGAGGGGCGCAACATCATCGATCACGTGACCTGGCAGGTCGCCGACGATCAGCGGTGGGTGATCCTCGGACCCAACGGCGCGGGCAAGACCACGCTGCTGCAGCTGGCCGACACGCTCATGCACCCGACCTCGGGGACCGTCACCGTGCTGGGGGAGACCCTCGGTCGCACAGACGTGTTCGAGGTGCGACCGCGCATCGGCTTCGCGTCGTCGGCGATGGCGAAGCGGGTCCCGCGCGACGAGACCGTGCTGAACACCGTCCTCACGGCCGCGTACTCGGTGCTCGGCCGCTGGAACGAGAGCTATGAGGACATCGACGAGCGCCGTGCCCTGCGCGTGCTCGGAGACTGGCGGCTCGATCACCTCGCCGACCGCACGTTCGGAACCCTCAGCGACGGAGAGCAGAAGCGCGTCCAGATCGCGCGCGCCGTCATGACCGACCCCGAGCTGCTGCTGCTCGACGAGCCCACCGCCTCGCTCGACCTCGGCTCCCGCGAGGAGCTGCTCGCGCTGCTCAGCGGGTACGCCTCGTCGCCCACCACGCCGGCGATGCTCATGGTCACCCACCACGTCGAGGAGATCCCCGTCGGGTTCACGCACGTGCTGCTGATCCGCGACGGCTCGGTCGTGGCAGCGGGGCCGATCGCCGAGACGCTCACCGCTGAGGCGCTCGGCGAGACCTTCGGCATGCCGATCACGCTGAGCAGTGAAGACGGGCGCTACGCGGCCCGCGCGGCATCCTGA
- a CDS encoding type B 50S ribosomal protein L31, with protein MKTDIHPEYKAVVFRDLGSGETFLTRSTVTSDKTVELDGVEYPVIDVEISSASHPFYTGKQRIMDSAGRVEKFNQRFKGFGGSSK; from the coding sequence ATGAAGACTGACATTCACCCCGAGTACAAGGCCGTCGTTTTCCGCGACCTCGGATCGGGCGAGACCTTCCTCACCCGTTCGACCGTGACCAGCGACAAGACCGTCGAGCTGGACGGCGTGGAGTACCCGGTGATCGACGTCGAGATCTCCTCGGCCTCGCACCCGTTCTACACGGGCAAGCAGCGCATCATGGACTCGGCCGGTCGCGTCGAGAAGTTCAACCAGCGCTTCAAGGGCTTCGGCGGCTCGTCCAAGTAA
- a CDS encoding alpha/beta fold hydrolase codes for MTGTTTIHRLLDLAIEEHTLTVPLVWDDPADTRTIDIFARVVTRDGGDSRPYLVYLQGGPGHEAPRPFHSSTAPAWLDEALAHYRVVMLDQRGTGLSTPVGDDDLSRGASAVAEYLTHLRADSIVRDCEAMREHLGAITWSVLGQSFGGFTTLAYLSTDASSLADVFITGGLSAVGRHPDDVYALCYDKMRDASERYYRRFPEHRDRMRRLVDHADAGDIVLPDGEVVSRSRLRSVGSALGMNEGWQTLWSLLERDHRSNAFRYDLMNAMPYGGRNPLYFVFHESSYADGHATRWSAERTEPDDFRDDVTLFTGEHIRRDWTETVPAFQPWREVALELAEFEWPRLYDRVAIETSGATGAAAVYANDVYVPLEFSLETGRLLPGVELWVTSEHEHNGLRSGPVLTHLIDLAHGRRIR; via the coding sequence ATGACCGGCACCACCACCATCCACCGCCTGCTCGACCTCGCGATCGAGGAGCACACCCTGACCGTCCCGCTCGTGTGGGACGATCCGGCCGACACCCGCACGATCGACATCTTCGCGCGCGTGGTGACCAGGGACGGCGGGGACTCTCGCCCCTACCTCGTGTACCTGCAGGGCGGACCGGGGCACGAGGCTCCGCGCCCGTTCCACTCGTCGACCGCGCCCGCCTGGCTCGACGAGGCGCTCGCCCACTACCGCGTCGTGATGCTGGATCAGCGCGGAACAGGACTGTCGACGCCCGTCGGCGACGACGATCTGAGCCGCGGCGCCTCCGCCGTCGCGGAGTACCTCACCCACCTCCGCGCCGATTCGATCGTCCGCGACTGCGAGGCGATGCGCGAGCACCTGGGCGCCATCACCTGGAGTGTGCTCGGACAGTCGTTCGGCGGATTCACGACGCTCGCCTACCTCTCGACCGATGCGAGCTCGCTCGCCGACGTGTTCATCACCGGCGGGCTCAGCGCGGTCGGACGCCACCCCGACGACGTCTACGCGCTCTGCTACGACAAGATGCGCGACGCCTCGGAGCGCTATTACCGGCGGTTCCCCGAGCACCGCGACCGCATGCGTCGCCTGGTCGATCATGCCGACGCCGGGGACATCGTCCTTCCCGACGGCGAGGTCGTGTCGCGCTCGCGGCTGCGGTCGGTCGGGTCGGCACTCGGCATGAACGAGGGGTGGCAGACGCTCTGGTCGCTGCTCGAACGCGATCACCGGTCCAACGCCTTCCGCTACGACCTCATGAACGCGATGCCGTACGGAGGTCGCAACCCGCTCTACTTCGTCTTCCACGAGTCGAGCTACGCCGACGGACACGCGACGCGGTGGTCGGCGGAGCGCACCGAGCCGGACGACTTCCGCGACGACGTCACCCTCTTCACCGGCGAGCACATCCGCCGTGACTGGACGGAGACCGTCCCGGCGTTCCAGCCGTGGCGCGAGGTGGCGCTCGAGCTCGCCGAGTTCGAGTGGCCGCGCCTGTACGACCGTGTGGCGATCGAGACGTCCGGAGCCACGGGTGCCGCCGCCGTCTACGCGAACGACGTGTACGTGCCGCTGGAGTTCTCGCTGGAGACGGGTCGGCTGCTTCCGGGCGTCGAGCTCTGGGTGACGAGCGAGCACGAGCACAACGGCCTGCGCTCGGGTCCGGTGCTCACGCACTTGATCGATCTCGCCCACGGCCGGCGCATCCGCTGA